One window of Myxocyprinus asiaticus isolate MX2 ecotype Aquarium Trade chromosome 4, UBuf_Myxa_2, whole genome shotgun sequence genomic DNA carries:
- the LOC127437013 gene encoding interleukin-6 receptor subunit beta isoform X1, translated as MGTRSEEATMRKCSAAFYSTFGFLFLFTSIPKEVTGKCDCKNLGLFKRNCNNTEGIRDFTCFIRYKKNYRKYFCDWKPGRDNLTSYTLYTHQRTCSCVTVNQKLRINNSIVTSDGFSVINGYNMTAHVIATSEDQKSCTYKEFSGTPSQMTRCGPPSPTFKRSSGHLFVEAHWGDESSYVKQFSVRFREFSTTWWNEQISENNRECVVSNLTASRSYEMQIRCARTSECSQCLLGKVITVPQELTDAPSIRHEIQDHQQCNFISAGQRRVIVKWEYANSDAVNDYNVTVWKVSGERSNQENYTTKNLSLTLVLSYSAYNISVKALNTAGSSPIASTAIEHMDVWREWFGSFNVSINSNSSFNLSWSSSISSVCYSVEWWAKGQRPAFRSFYVKETHREITKISESVFQPYIRYYFFLHTRPDTDTCNMKNMNNSEKTCSTAQAYLIEGNPIIAPGNVSIFNITQHSSVITWCPVSEEDLRGFLQGYIIYYTENNTETSIIVDPSLNSYELLNLKSNSAYQIQLSAFTAAGEGERSDPKPFVTNPPASTALNSIIAAVIVAIVILLLAVHFSCRLLHRAKKLFWPSIPNPGKSNAVQKIDIGHELDILEPLNRQRLEESEGCDSSTVCVIESKKDVSPLSCPPTSPPGVKPSLLILSEDEAKTPILVETTTPDTPTLAPNKESVSTETFSMDLNEKDSTLRAFTDNDITSPESKDPGDTISNIIGTNSAPAASGKPAVVFMSDYTTMELFQQVAMAGIKGPFAQTRSSGFVSGHPGQDYVRQSCFEGNNNPSGACNGTDILRTNIAVL; from the exons ATGGGCACACGCTCAGAAGAGGCGACAATGCGCAAGTGTTCGGCTGCCTTTTATTCCACTTTTG GTTTTCTGTTTCTCTTCACATCTATTCCTAAAGAGGTAACAG GGAAGTGTGACTGCAAGAACTTGGGCTTATTCAAAAGAAATTGTAACAACAcagaag GAATCCGTGATTTTACCTGCTTTATAAGGTATAAAAAGAATTATCGAAAGTACTTCTGTGATTGGAAACCTGGAAGAGACAATTTAACATCATACACACTCTACACACATCA GAGGACATGCAGTTGTGTGACTGTAAATCAGAAGTTGAGAATCAATAACTCGATTGTGACCTCAGATGGATTTTCTGTGATAAATGGATACAATATGACAGCTCACGTTATTGCAACAAGTGAGGATCAGAAGAGCTGCACCTACAAAGAGTTCAGTGGTACTCCGTCACAGATGA CACGGTGTGGTCCTCCAAGTCCAACTTTCAAAAGAAGCTCAGGTCATCTCTTTGTTGAGGCGCACTGGGGCGATGAGAGCAGTTATGTCAAACAATTCTCTGTAAGGTTCAGAGAGTTCAGCACTACATGGTGGAACGAG CAAATATCTGAAAACAACAGGGAATGTGTTGTGAGTAATCTGACAGCTTCTCGTTCTTATGAGATGCAAATACGTTGCGCTCGCACCTCAGAGTGCTCACAGTGTCTTCTCGGTAAGGTCATCACTGTCCCACAGG AACTCACAGATGCACCATCTATCCGGCATGAGATTCAAGACCACCAACAATGTAATTTCATATCAGCAGGGCAGAGAAGAGTAATCGTGAAGTGGGAG TATGCAAACAGTGATGCTGTGAATGACTATAATGTGACCGTTTGGAAAGTGTCCGGGGAACGCAGCAATCAGGAAAATTACACCACCAAAAATCTATCGCTCACACTGGTGCTGTCTTACTCTGCCTACAACATCAGTGTCAAGGCCCTCAATACTGCTGGATCGTCCCCTATCGCCAGTACAGCCATCGAGCACATGGATGTTTGGAGGG agTGGTTTGGGTCGTTCAATGTCAGTATAAACAGCAACAGCAGTTTCAACCTGTCCTGGAGCAGCTCCATCTCCAGTGTGTGTTACTCTGTGGAGTGGTGGGCCAAAGGACAGAGACCAGCATTCCGATCATTCTATGTGAAGGAGACACATAGAGAAATAACGAAGATATCCGAGAGTG TTTTTCAGCCCTATATAAGATACTACTTCTTCCTGCATACCAGACCAGACACAGATACCTGCAACATGAAGAATATGAACAACAGTGAGAAGACCTGCAGCACAGCTCAAGCTTACCTTATTGAAGGAA ATCCTATCATTGCTCCTGGTAATGTGAGCATTTTTAATATTACCCAGCATTCCTCAGTAATCACGTGGTGCCCTGTGTCTGAGGAGGATCTGCGTGGATTCTTACAAGGCTACATTATCTACTACACAGAAAACAACACTGAAACAT CCATCATAGTGGATCCAAGTCTGAACAGCTATGAGTTGCTGAACCTTAAAAGCAACAGTGCATACCAAATTCAGCTATCGGCATTTACAGCGGCTGGGGAAGGCGAGCGCAGCGATCCCAAACCCTTTGTTACAAACCCACCGG CATCCACAGCTTTAAACAGCATTATAGCCGCAGTCATCGTGGCAATAGTCATCCTTTTGCTGGCTGTTCATTTCAGCTGTCGACTTCTGCACAG AGCTAAGAAGCTGTTTTGGCCAAGTATACCAAACCCTGGGAAAAGTAATGCTGTTCAGAAAATCGACATTGGCCATGAACTG GATATTCTGGAGCCTCTGAACAGACAGAGGTTAGAAGAGAGCGAGGGATGTGATTCCAGTACAGTGTGTGTCATTGAGAGCAAGAAAGATGtgtctcctctcagctgccctccAACATCCCCGCCTGGTGTGAAGCCCTCCCTCCTGATCCTCAGTGAAGATGAGGCTAAAACACCCATCCTGGTGGAGACCACAACCCCAGACACCCCAACACTTGCCCCAAACAAAGAGTCTGTTTCCACAGAGACCTTTTCAATGGACCTGAATGAGAAAGACTCTACTTTAAGAGCTTTTACTGACAATGACATCACAAGTCCAGAGAGCAAAGACCCTGGAGATACCATCTCCAACATCATAGGAACAAACTCTGCCCCCGCAGCTTCTGGGAAGCCTGCTGTGGTTTTCATGAGTGATTACACCACTATGGAGTTATTCCAGCAGGTTGCTATGGCTGGTATTAAGGGTCCATTTGCCCAAACAAGGAGCTCGGGATTTGTTTCTGGACATCCAGGGCAGGACTATGTACGCCAGTCCTGTTTTGAAGGAAATAATAACCCATCAGGAGCATGTAACGGTACAGACATCTTGCGCACAAATATTGCTGTGCTCTGA
- the LOC127437013 gene encoding leukemia inhibitory factor receptor isoform X3, which yields MTAHVIATSEDQKSCTYKEFSGTPSQMTRCGPPSPTFKRSSGHLFVEAHWGDESSYVKQFSVRFREFSTTWWNEQISENNRECVVSNLTASRSYEMQIRCARTSECSQCLLGKVITVPQELTDAPSIRHEIQDHQQCNFISAGQRRVIVKWEYANSDAVNDYNVTVWKVSGERSNQENYTTKNLSLTLVLSYSAYNISVKALNTAGSSPIASTAIEHMDVWREWFGSFNVSINSNSSFNLSWSSSISSVCYSVEWWAKGQRPAFRSFYVKETHREITKISESVFQPYIRYYFFLHTRPDTDTCNMKNMNNSEKTCSTAQAYLIEGNPIIAPGNVSIFNITQHSSVITWCPVSEEDLRGFLQGYIIYYTENNTETSIIVDPSLNSYELLNLKSNSAYQIQLSAFTAAGEGERSDPKPFVTNPPASTALNSIIAAVIVAIVILLLAVHFSCRLLHRAKKLFWPSIPNPGKSNAVQKIDIGHELDILEPLNRQRLEESEGCDSSTVCVIESKKDVSPLSCPPTSPPGVKPSLLILSEDEAKTPILVETTTPDTPTLAPNKESVSTETFSMDLNEKDSTLRAFTDNDITSPESKDPGDTISNIIGTNSAPAASGKPAVVFMSDYTTMELFQQVAMAGIKGPFAQTRSSGFVSGHPGQDYVRQSCFEGNNNPSGACNGTDILRTNIAVL from the exons ATGACAGCTCACGTTATTGCAACAAGTGAGGATCAGAAGAGCTGCACCTACAAAGAGTTCAGTGGTACTCCGTCACAGATGA CACGGTGTGGTCCTCCAAGTCCAACTTTCAAAAGAAGCTCAGGTCATCTCTTTGTTGAGGCGCACTGGGGCGATGAGAGCAGTTATGTCAAACAATTCTCTGTAAGGTTCAGAGAGTTCAGCACTACATGGTGGAACGAG CAAATATCTGAAAACAACAGGGAATGTGTTGTGAGTAATCTGACAGCTTCTCGTTCTTATGAGATGCAAATACGTTGCGCTCGCACCTCAGAGTGCTCACAGTGTCTTCTCGGTAAGGTCATCACTGTCCCACAGG AACTCACAGATGCACCATCTATCCGGCATGAGATTCAAGACCACCAACAATGTAATTTCATATCAGCAGGGCAGAGAAGAGTAATCGTGAAGTGGGAG TATGCAAACAGTGATGCTGTGAATGACTATAATGTGACCGTTTGGAAAGTGTCCGGGGAACGCAGCAATCAGGAAAATTACACCACCAAAAATCTATCGCTCACACTGGTGCTGTCTTACTCTGCCTACAACATCAGTGTCAAGGCCCTCAATACTGCTGGATCGTCCCCTATCGCCAGTACAGCCATCGAGCACATGGATGTTTGGAGGG agTGGTTTGGGTCGTTCAATGTCAGTATAAACAGCAACAGCAGTTTCAACCTGTCCTGGAGCAGCTCCATCTCCAGTGTGTGTTACTCTGTGGAGTGGTGGGCCAAAGGACAGAGACCAGCATTCCGATCATTCTATGTGAAGGAGACACATAGAGAAATAACGAAGATATCCGAGAGTG TTTTTCAGCCCTATATAAGATACTACTTCTTCCTGCATACCAGACCAGACACAGATACCTGCAACATGAAGAATATGAACAACAGTGAGAAGACCTGCAGCACAGCTCAAGCTTACCTTATTGAAGGAA ATCCTATCATTGCTCCTGGTAATGTGAGCATTTTTAATATTACCCAGCATTCCTCAGTAATCACGTGGTGCCCTGTGTCTGAGGAGGATCTGCGTGGATTCTTACAAGGCTACATTATCTACTACACAGAAAACAACACTGAAACAT CCATCATAGTGGATCCAAGTCTGAACAGCTATGAGTTGCTGAACCTTAAAAGCAACAGTGCATACCAAATTCAGCTATCGGCATTTACAGCGGCTGGGGAAGGCGAGCGCAGCGATCCCAAACCCTTTGTTACAAACCCACCGG CATCCACAGCTTTAAACAGCATTATAGCCGCAGTCATCGTGGCAATAGTCATCCTTTTGCTGGCTGTTCATTTCAGCTGTCGACTTCTGCACAG AGCTAAGAAGCTGTTTTGGCCAAGTATACCAAACCCTGGGAAAAGTAATGCTGTTCAGAAAATCGACATTGGCCATGAACTG GATATTCTGGAGCCTCTGAACAGACAGAGGTTAGAAGAGAGCGAGGGATGTGATTCCAGTACAGTGTGTGTCATTGAGAGCAAGAAAGATGtgtctcctctcagctgccctccAACATCCCCGCCTGGTGTGAAGCCCTCCCTCCTGATCCTCAGTGAAGATGAGGCTAAAACACCCATCCTGGTGGAGACCACAACCCCAGACACCCCAACACTTGCCCCAAACAAAGAGTCTGTTTCCACAGAGACCTTTTCAATGGACCTGAATGAGAAAGACTCTACTTTAAGAGCTTTTACTGACAATGACATCACAAGTCCAGAGAGCAAAGACCCTGGAGATACCATCTCCAACATCATAGGAACAAACTCTGCCCCCGCAGCTTCTGGGAAGCCTGCTGTGGTTTTCATGAGTGATTACACCACTATGGAGTTATTCCAGCAGGTTGCTATGGCTGGTATTAAGGGTCCATTTGCCCAAACAAGGAGCTCGGGATTTGTTTCTGGACATCCAGGGCAGGACTATGTACGCCAGTCCTGTTTTGAAGGAAATAATAACCCATCAGGAGCATGTAACGGTACAGACATCTTGCGCACAAATATTGCTGTGCTCTGA
- the LOC127437013 gene encoding interleukin-6 receptor subunit beta isoform X2, which produces MGTRSEEATMRKCSAAFYSTFGFLFLFTSIPKEVTGKCDCKNLGLFKRNCNNTEGIRDFTCFIRYKKNYRKYFCDWKPGRDNLTSYTLYTHQRTCSCVTVNQKLRINNSIVTSDGFSVINGYNMTAHVIATSEDQKSCTYKEFSGTPSQMTRCGPPSPTFKRSSGHLFVEAHWGDESSYVKQFSVRFREFSTTWWNEQISENNRECVVSNLTASRSYEMQIRCARTSECSQCLLELTDAPSIRHEIQDHQQCNFISAGQRRVIVKWEYANSDAVNDYNVTVWKVSGERSNQENYTTKNLSLTLVLSYSAYNISVKALNTAGSSPIASTAIEHMDVWREWFGSFNVSINSNSSFNLSWSSSISSVCYSVEWWAKGQRPAFRSFYVKETHREITKISESVFQPYIRYYFFLHTRPDTDTCNMKNMNNSEKTCSTAQAYLIEGNPIIAPGNVSIFNITQHSSVITWCPVSEEDLRGFLQGYIIYYTENNTETSIIVDPSLNSYELLNLKSNSAYQIQLSAFTAAGEGERSDPKPFVTNPPASTALNSIIAAVIVAIVILLLAVHFSCRLLHRAKKLFWPSIPNPGKSNAVQKIDIGHELDILEPLNRQRLEESEGCDSSTVCVIESKKDVSPLSCPPTSPPGVKPSLLILSEDEAKTPILVETTTPDTPTLAPNKESVSTETFSMDLNEKDSTLRAFTDNDITSPESKDPGDTISNIIGTNSAPAASGKPAVVFMSDYTTMELFQQVAMAGIKGPFAQTRSSGFVSGHPGQDYVRQSCFEGNNNPSGACNGTDILRTNIAVL; this is translated from the exons ATGGGCACACGCTCAGAAGAGGCGACAATGCGCAAGTGTTCGGCTGCCTTTTATTCCACTTTTG GTTTTCTGTTTCTCTTCACATCTATTCCTAAAGAGGTAACAG GGAAGTGTGACTGCAAGAACTTGGGCTTATTCAAAAGAAATTGTAACAACAcagaag GAATCCGTGATTTTACCTGCTTTATAAGGTATAAAAAGAATTATCGAAAGTACTTCTGTGATTGGAAACCTGGAAGAGACAATTTAACATCATACACACTCTACACACATCA GAGGACATGCAGTTGTGTGACTGTAAATCAGAAGTTGAGAATCAATAACTCGATTGTGACCTCAGATGGATTTTCTGTGATAAATGGATACAATATGACAGCTCACGTTATTGCAACAAGTGAGGATCAGAAGAGCTGCACCTACAAAGAGTTCAGTGGTACTCCGTCACAGATGA CACGGTGTGGTCCTCCAAGTCCAACTTTCAAAAGAAGCTCAGGTCATCTCTTTGTTGAGGCGCACTGGGGCGATGAGAGCAGTTATGTCAAACAATTCTCTGTAAGGTTCAGAGAGTTCAGCACTACATGGTGGAACGAG CAAATATCTGAAAACAACAGGGAATGTGTTGTGAGTAATCTGACAGCTTCTCGTTCTTATGAGATGCAAATACGTTGCGCTCGCACCTCAGAGTGCTCACAGTGTCTTCTCG AACTCACAGATGCACCATCTATCCGGCATGAGATTCAAGACCACCAACAATGTAATTTCATATCAGCAGGGCAGAGAAGAGTAATCGTGAAGTGGGAG TATGCAAACAGTGATGCTGTGAATGACTATAATGTGACCGTTTGGAAAGTGTCCGGGGAACGCAGCAATCAGGAAAATTACACCACCAAAAATCTATCGCTCACACTGGTGCTGTCTTACTCTGCCTACAACATCAGTGTCAAGGCCCTCAATACTGCTGGATCGTCCCCTATCGCCAGTACAGCCATCGAGCACATGGATGTTTGGAGGG agTGGTTTGGGTCGTTCAATGTCAGTATAAACAGCAACAGCAGTTTCAACCTGTCCTGGAGCAGCTCCATCTCCAGTGTGTGTTACTCTGTGGAGTGGTGGGCCAAAGGACAGAGACCAGCATTCCGATCATTCTATGTGAAGGAGACACATAGAGAAATAACGAAGATATCCGAGAGTG TTTTTCAGCCCTATATAAGATACTACTTCTTCCTGCATACCAGACCAGACACAGATACCTGCAACATGAAGAATATGAACAACAGTGAGAAGACCTGCAGCACAGCTCAAGCTTACCTTATTGAAGGAA ATCCTATCATTGCTCCTGGTAATGTGAGCATTTTTAATATTACCCAGCATTCCTCAGTAATCACGTGGTGCCCTGTGTCTGAGGAGGATCTGCGTGGATTCTTACAAGGCTACATTATCTACTACACAGAAAACAACACTGAAACAT CCATCATAGTGGATCCAAGTCTGAACAGCTATGAGTTGCTGAACCTTAAAAGCAACAGTGCATACCAAATTCAGCTATCGGCATTTACAGCGGCTGGGGAAGGCGAGCGCAGCGATCCCAAACCCTTTGTTACAAACCCACCGG CATCCACAGCTTTAAACAGCATTATAGCCGCAGTCATCGTGGCAATAGTCATCCTTTTGCTGGCTGTTCATTTCAGCTGTCGACTTCTGCACAG AGCTAAGAAGCTGTTTTGGCCAAGTATACCAAACCCTGGGAAAAGTAATGCTGTTCAGAAAATCGACATTGGCCATGAACTG GATATTCTGGAGCCTCTGAACAGACAGAGGTTAGAAGAGAGCGAGGGATGTGATTCCAGTACAGTGTGTGTCATTGAGAGCAAGAAAGATGtgtctcctctcagctgccctccAACATCCCCGCCTGGTGTGAAGCCCTCCCTCCTGATCCTCAGTGAAGATGAGGCTAAAACACCCATCCTGGTGGAGACCACAACCCCAGACACCCCAACACTTGCCCCAAACAAAGAGTCTGTTTCCACAGAGACCTTTTCAATGGACCTGAATGAGAAAGACTCTACTTTAAGAGCTTTTACTGACAATGACATCACAAGTCCAGAGAGCAAAGACCCTGGAGATACCATCTCCAACATCATAGGAACAAACTCTGCCCCCGCAGCTTCTGGGAAGCCTGCTGTGGTTTTCATGAGTGATTACACCACTATGGAGTTATTCCAGCAGGTTGCTATGGCTGGTATTAAGGGTCCATTTGCCCAAACAAGGAGCTCGGGATTTGTTTCTGGACATCCAGGGCAGGACTATGTACGCCAGTCCTGTTTTGAAGGAAATAATAACCCATCAGGAGCATGTAACGGTACAGACATCTTGCGCACAAATATTGCTGTGCTCTGA